GGGATAGCCAAGGGGGATCAAAGCAAACGGTACAACGGCATCGGGGATATTCAGGAGCATTTTGAAGCCTGCAACTCGATCCTGCAACGGATAAATACTGGTCCATACCGCACCAAGTCCCAGGGCGTGAGCCACAAGGAGCATGTTCTGGGTCGCTGCCGCACAATCCTGAACCCAAAAGCCCTCAAATCGTTCTAAGTTGAGATCGCCGCAGATAAGGATGGCGACCGGTGCGTCTCTTGCCATTGCAGCATAGGGACTAATACGCGGGATTTCCTCCAGAATGCGCCTTTCGGTTAGTACAATAAAATGCCACGGCTGTTCGTTGCCTGCTGATGGAGCACGCATCCCTGCTGTTACAATCTCCTGGATTAAATCCGCTTCCACGTCCTTGACTTTA
The DNA window shown above is from Methanomicrobia archaeon and carries:
- a CDS encoding nitroreductase family protein, which translates into the protein MDTLEALRTRRSIRNYKVKDVEADLIQEIVTAGMRAPSAGNEQPWHFIVLTERRILEEIPRISPYAAMARDAPVAILICGDLNLERFEGFWVQDCAAATQNMLLVAHALGLGAVWTSIYPLQDRVAGFKMLLNIPDAVVPFALIPLGYPAREPRKEDRFKKDRIHYTA